A stretch of the Arachis stenosperma cultivar V10309 chromosome 6, arast.V10309.gnm1.PFL2, whole genome shotgun sequence genome encodes the following:
- the LOC130933720 gene encoding uncharacterized protein LOC130933720, whose product MEVVLGPGDQGRAAGAEGAAFVASQRGRRRSPHRHTRTRPFGGTGGDSAIIMQELRHRVQNLERQLADRERDGRSTDPSYTPSPGSEEEDSHRSRPRTEAESSREESPIMRRRNDTIIYSRGRPTHRATRGREDGRTRQPVIMGATPFHRSILEVRLPKHFDKPTDMRYDGTQDPLEHLTAFEARMNLEGVGDEVRCRAFPVTLAGPAIRWFNGLPQGSIYNFSDISRAFLAQFTTRIAKAKHPINLLGPVWTMHEIQTVAKEYINDEEVSRVVAANKRQSGYGQARQSGGDGERAKEKAREEASNKAPRPFPRVGKFTNYTPLTLPIVEVYQQIAEKGILPKPRPLKDRTGGNKNLYCDYHKGYGHQTQDCFDLKDALEQAIREGKLASFSHLIREPRRRYRDQDEEGKTRSTKRRQESEDRDHGLTVINVVTAKNAAPKSRSAHKKDAKVLTISFSPVQSTKKPPSISFGPEDQWFNDAPENPPMVITARVGTGLVKRILVDTGADSNIIFCNVFDALGLKDADLTTH is encoded by the exons ATGGAAGTCGTACTGGGTCCCGGCGACCAAGGCCGGGCTGCCGGAGCGGAGGGGGCAGCCTTCGTCGCCTCGCAAAGGGGGCGGCGGAGGTCCCCCCATCGACACACGAGGACACGACCATTCGGAGGAACGGGCGGCGatagcgccataataatgcaagaGCTACGCCACAGAGTCCAGAACCTGGAGCGGCAGCTTGCCGACCGGGAGCGGGACGGACGGTCTACCGATCCGAGCTATACCCCGTCTCCCGGGAGCGAGGAGGAAGACTCTCACCGAAGCCGCCCGCGGACGGAAGCGGAGAGCTCGCGGGAGGAGTCACCCATAATGAGGAGACGAAATGACACGATCATCTACTCCCGCGGCAGACCGACCCATCGAGCGACAAGAGGTCGCGAAGACGGAAGAACACGACAACCTGTGATAATGGGCGCCACCCCGTTCCACCGATCTATCCTCGAGGTCCGGCtgccgaaacacttcgacaagccaacggacatgaggtacgacggaACTCAAGACCCTCTAGAACACCTCACGGCCTTCGAGGCCAGGATGAATCTAGAGGGAGTAGGCGACGAAGTAAGATGCCGCGCCTTCCCGGTAACCCTAGCAGGACCAGCGATCagatggtttaacggcctccctCAAGGTTCCATCTACAATTTCTCAGACATCAGCCGCGCATTCCTGGCTCAATTTACAACGCGAATAGCAAAGGCCAAGCATCCTATCAACCTTCTCGGG CCGGTGTGGACAATGCATGAAATCCAAACGGTGGCCAAGGAGTACATAAAcgacgaggaagtcagccgagtcgtggctgccaataagCGGCAGTCCGGTTATGGCCAGGCTCGGCAGTCCGGTGGAGACGGTGAGAGAGCAAAAGAAAAGGCCAGGGAGGAGGCATCAAACAAAGCACCTAGGCCATTCCCTCGAGTCGGAAAATTTACTAACTACACTCCACTCACCCTCCCCATCGTGGAAGTGTATCAACAAATAGCTGAGAAGGGAATTCTCCCGAAGCCTCGACCACTTAAGGACCGTACGGGTGGAAACAAGAACCTTTATTGTGATTACCATAAGGGGTATGGCCATCAAACACAGGACTGTTTCGACCTGAAGGATGCATTAGAACAGGCgataagggaaggaaagctagcatCGTTCTCCCATCTCATCAGGGAGCCGAGAAGGCGTTATCGTGATCAAGACGAGGAAGGAAAGACGCGCTCGACCAAGCGGCGACAGGAGTCCGAAGACAGAGACCATGGCCTCACTGTAATAAATGTGGTAACGGCAAAAAACGCTGCACCAAAATCCCGGTCGGCACACAAGAAAGACGCCAAGGTTCTGACGATCTCGTTCTCACCGGTGCAAAGTACCAAAAAACCTCCATCAATTTCTTTCGGCCCAGAAGACCAATGGTTCAACGACGCCCCGGAAAACCCCCCCATGGTCATAacggccagagtgggaaccggcctcgtcaaacggATCCTTGTCGACACGGGAGCCGATTCAAACATCATATTCTGCAACGTATTCGACGCACTAGGGCTAAAGGATGCCGACCTGACGACTCACTAG